The proteins below come from a single Plodia interpunctella isolate USDA-ARS_2022_Savannah chromosome 21, ilPloInte3.2, whole genome shotgun sequence genomic window:
- the Orco gene encoding odorant receptor coreceptor: MMNKVKTQGLVSDLMPNIKLMQAAGHFLFNYYSDESGMSMLLRKIYSSVHAVLIVVNYVCMAVNMVKYSDEVNELTANTITVLFFAHTVIKMLFFALNSKSFYRTLAVWNQSNSHPLFTESDARYHQLALTKIRRLLYFICAVTIFAVISWITITFFGESVRLIANKETNETISEPAPRLPLKAWYPFNAMSGSMYIVAFAYQVYWLFFSMMIANLMDVMFCSWLIFACEQLQHLKAIMKPLMELSASLDTYRPNTAELFRASSTEKSEKVPEATDLDIRGIYSTQQDFGMTLRGAGGRLQTFGQQNTNPNGLTQKQEMLARSAIKYWVERHKHVVRLVTSIGDTYGTALLFHMLISTITLTLLAYQATKIDGINVYAFSTIGYLSYTLGQVFHFCIFGNRLIEESSSVMEAAYSCQWYDGSEEAKTFVQIVCQQCQKAMSISGAKFFTVSLDLFASVLGAVVTYFMVLVQLK; encoded by the exons ATGATGAACAAAGTGAAAACACAGGGCCTTGTGTCCGACTTGATGCCGAATATCAAGTTGATGCAAGCGGCTGGGCACTTCTTGTTCAACTATTATTCAG ACGAGTCTGGCATGTCCATGCTTCTTCGGAAGATCTATTCTAGCGTGCATGCAGTATTGATAGTGGTCAACTATGTGTGCATGGCAGTCAACATGGTGAAATATTCAGACGAAGTGAACGAGCTCACAGCGAACACCATCACTGTACTTTTCTTCGCGCATACAGTTATTAAAATGCTGTTTTTCGCGCTCAATTCGAAGAGCTTCTACAG AACCCTGGCAGTGTGGAACCAGTCGAACAGCCACCCGTTGTTCACGGAGTCAGACGCGCGTTACCACCAGCTTGCTCTCACGAAAATTCGGCGCCTCTTGTATTTTATCTGTGCGGTTACAATTTTCGCAGTTATTA GTTGGATAACAATAACCTTCTTCGGGGAGTCCGTCCGTTTGATAGCAAATAAAGAGACAAATGAAACGATTAGCGAGCCTGCACCTCGTCTACCACTAAAGGCTTGGTACCCTTTCAATGCCATGAGTGGATCTATGTACATAGTTGCCTTTGCTTACCAG gtgTACTGGCTGTTTTTCTCCATGATGATAGCAAATCTGATGGATGTCATGTTTTGTTCGTGGCTCATCTTTGCCTGCGAGCAGTTGCAGCATTTGAAAGCAATCATGAAACCTCTGATGGAGCTGAGCGCGTCGCTTGACACGTATAGACCTAATACTGCTGAACTTTTTAGAGCTTCATCGACAG AAAAGTCAGAAAAAGTTCCAGAGGCAACAGACCTAGATATTCGTGGTATATATTCCACTCAGCAGGACTTTGGGATGACGTTGCGAGGTGCCGGTGGAAGGCTCCAGACGTTTGGCCAGCAGAATACTAACCCTAACGGACTGACTCAGAAACAGGAGATGTTAGCGCGGTCTGCCATCAAGTATTGGGTGGAGAGGCACAAACATGTTGTAAG GTTGGTGACGTCCATAGGTGACACTTACGGTACAGCTCTACTATTCCACATGTTAATATCTACCATCACCCTGACTCTGTTGGCATATCAAGCGACTAAG attgACGGTATAAACGTGTACGCATTTAGTACAATTGGTTACCTCAGTTATACTCTTGGTCAAGTATTCCACTTTTGCATTTTCGGCAACCGACTCATAGAAgag AGTTCATCAGTGATGGAAGCCGCATATTCTTGTCAATGGTACGACGGATCCGAGGAGGCGAAGACTTTCGTGCAGATCGTGTGCCAACAATGTCAGAAAGCTATGAGTATTTCTGGTGCCAAGTTCTTCACGGTATCACTTGATTTATTCGCTTCT GTTTTAGGCGCAGTGGTTACATACTTTATGGTGTTGGTGCAACTGAAGTAG